A window of the Treponema sp. J25 genome harbors these coding sequences:
- a CDS encoding MBL fold metallo-hydrolase produces the protein MQIRFWGVRGSLPAPPVPQQIKSKISAIIERITPDDIKDPTSKERFLSRLPPWLFGTVGGNTPCLEVRTHDALIIFDAGTGIRELGIALSKDTQKPSECHIFFSHLHWDHIQGLPFFGPAYNPSMELHLYSPHEELETALQHQMRPPSFPITMESMGAKKHFHHLTEPVILGNTTVSFKKMNHPGASYAYLVDDGLHRFLYATDTELSADDFQRTDENAAFFGGVDALVIDAQYTLGEAIEKYNWGHSAFSLAVDFASNWGIANLYLFHHDPTYDDKKLYNILQNARWYVERMAITGVQVHLATEGLTITL, from the coding sequence ATGCAAATTCGTTTCTGGGGTGTGCGGGGCTCTTTACCGGCTCCTCCGGTACCCCAGCAGATAAAAAGTAAAATCTCTGCTATCATAGAACGAATCACCCCGGACGACATCAAAGACCCGACAAGTAAAGAGCGATTCCTTTCCCGGCTTCCCCCCTGGCTTTTTGGGACCGTGGGTGGCAACACTCCCTGTCTTGAAGTTCGTACCCATGATGCCCTTATTATCTTTGATGCAGGCACCGGTATCCGGGAACTGGGTATAGCCCTTTCTAAGGATACACAGAAACCCTCGGAGTGCCATATCTTTTTTTCCCATCTCCATTGGGACCATATACAGGGGCTTCCTTTTTTTGGCCCCGCCTATAATCCGTCGATGGAACTGCACTTGTATTCCCCCCATGAGGAGTTAGAAACGGCCCTGCAACATCAGATGCGTCCCCCATCTTTTCCCATCACCATGGAAAGCATGGGGGCAAAAAAACACTTTCATCATCTTACCGAACCGGTTATCCTTGGAAACACCACGGTAAGTTTTAAGAAAATGAACCATCCGGGTGCATCCTATGCCTATCTTGTGGACGACGGGCTCCATCGCTTTTTATATGCCACTGATACGGAGCTTTCGGCCGATGATTTTCAGCGGACCGATGAGAATGCGGCCTTTTTTGGGGGGGTGGACGCCCTCGTCATCGATGCCCAATATACCCTGGGGGAGGCCATAGAAAAATATAACTGGGGACACAGTGCCTTTAGTCTGGCGGTGGACTTTGCATCCAACTGGGGAATCGCAAATCTGTATCTGTTTCATCATGACCCTACCTATGATGATAAAAAGCTCTACAATATCTTGCAAAATGCCCGCTGGTACGTAGAACGGATGGCAATTACGGGAGTACAGGTACACCTGGCCACGGAGGGGCTAACCATTACCCTATGA